A portion of the Mycobacterium paraseoulense genome contains these proteins:
- a CDS encoding SDR family NAD(P)-dependent oxidoreductase, whose protein sequence is MGTLDNKVAIVSGSGRGIGREIAVKLASEGAHVVVNDLDADPAAETLAAIEAVGGKAVTCIGSVTDAGFAKRFVQTAVDTFGGLDIIVNNAGYTWDSVIQKMTDEQWDAILDVHLKAPFHILRAAQPVISGLVKQAKASGEPVPCRKVVNISSLAGVGGNAGQANYASAKAGILGLTKALAKEWGRYNVTVNAVAFGFIKTRLTEVSAGGGKITVQGREIQVGVNPDLLAAMEQLIPLGRAGTPAEAAGAVYLLCSPESDYVSAQTLVCGGGVNI, encoded by the coding sequence ATGGGAACTCTGGACAACAAGGTCGCGATCGTGTCCGGTTCTGGCCGCGGCATCGGGCGCGAAATCGCCGTCAAGCTGGCCTCCGAAGGGGCCCACGTCGTGGTGAACGACCTCGACGCCGACCCCGCTGCGGAGACGCTCGCCGCCATCGAGGCGGTCGGCGGCAAGGCCGTCACCTGCATCGGCAGTGTCACCGACGCCGGCTTCGCAAAGCGGTTCGTGCAAACGGCCGTCGACACCTTCGGCGGCCTGGACATCATCGTCAACAACGCCGGTTACACCTGGGATTCGGTGATCCAGAAGATGACCGACGAACAGTGGGACGCGATTTTGGACGTCCACCTCAAGGCGCCCTTTCACATCCTGCGCGCCGCGCAGCCTGTCATCAGCGGACTGGTCAAGCAGGCCAAGGCGTCCGGCGAGCCGGTGCCGTGCCGCAAGGTTGTCAACATCTCCTCGCTGGCCGGCGTGGGCGGCAACGCCGGACAGGCCAACTACGCTTCGGCCAAGGCCGGCATCCTCGGCCTCACCAAGGCCCTCGCCAAGGAGTGGGGCCGCTACAACGTCACCGTCAACGCGGTGGCGTTCGGATTCATCAAGACTCGGCTCACCGAGGTGTCAGCGGGTGGCGGCAAGATCACCGTGCAAGGCAGGGAGATTCAGGTTGGGGTCAACCCGGATCTGCTCGCCGCGATGGAACAGTTGATCCCACTGGGACGGGCCGGCACCCCGGCCGAAGCCGCGGGCGCGGTCTACCTGCTGTGCTCGCCCGAATCGGACTACGTCAGCGCGCAGACCCTGGTCTGCGGCGGCGGAGTCAACATCTAG
- a CDS encoding acyl-CoA dehydrogenase family protein, whose protein sequence is MGAVHRSPWVDDEVADLKHMAIKFFEAEAVPNRERWERQKCVDREFWLAAGRLGLLCASIPEEYGGGGGTLAHDFAILEAQAECGDSGFGNQVHSGLVAHYLLAYGTEEQKQRWLPKMATGEYIGAIAMSEPGGGSDLKALRTTAIRDGDHYRLNGSKTFISNGASADLIVLVVKTEPAAGAKGVSLLVLETAGAQGFRVGRVLDKLGMKAQDTAELFFDDVRVPAGNLLGEEGAGYGYAMKQLAHERLIIAIIGVSTLETAVAETIAYTKQRHAYGAPLFSMQHIRFELADCATIARVARTFVDDCIVKHLRGELDAATASMAKAWVTDMQCAVIDRCLQLFGGYGYMLEYPITRMYADSRVQKIYAGTNEVMKELVARSL, encoded by the coding sequence GTGGGCGCGGTACACCGATCGCCATGGGTCGACGATGAGGTCGCCGACCTCAAACACATGGCGATCAAGTTCTTCGAGGCCGAGGCCGTTCCGAACCGGGAACGCTGGGAGCGGCAAAAGTGCGTCGACCGTGAGTTCTGGTTGGCCGCGGGTCGATTGGGGCTGTTGTGCGCATCGATTCCGGAAGAGTACGGCGGGGGCGGCGGAACGCTGGCCCACGATTTCGCCATCCTCGAGGCGCAGGCCGAATGCGGCGACAGCGGATTCGGCAACCAGGTGCACAGCGGCCTGGTGGCGCATTACCTGCTCGCCTACGGCACGGAGGAACAGAAACAGCGGTGGCTGCCCAAGATGGCGACCGGCGAATACATCGGCGCGATCGCGATGTCGGAGCCCGGGGGCGGCTCGGACCTCAAAGCCCTGCGCACCACCGCGATCCGAGACGGTGACCACTACCGACTGAACGGGTCCAAGACGTTCATCTCCAACGGCGCCAGCGCGGACCTGATCGTGCTCGTGGTCAAGACCGAACCCGCGGCCGGCGCCAAGGGCGTCTCCCTGCTCGTCCTGGAAACCGCCGGTGCGCAGGGCTTCCGAGTCGGGCGCGTGCTGGACAAACTGGGCATGAAAGCTCAGGACACGGCGGAGCTGTTCTTCGACGACGTGCGGGTCCCCGCCGGCAACCTGCTGGGCGAGGAAGGCGCCGGCTACGGCTACGCGATGAAGCAGCTCGCCCACGAGCGCTTGATCATCGCCATCATCGGCGTGTCGACGCTGGAAACCGCCGTCGCCGAAACCATTGCCTACACCAAGCAGCGTCACGCCTATGGGGCGCCACTGTTTTCCATGCAGCACATCAGGTTCGAACTCGCGGACTGCGCGACCATCGCAAGAGTGGCGCGAACCTTCGTCGACGACTGCATCGTCAAGCACCTGCGCGGCGAACTCGACGCCGCGACGGCGTCGATGGCCAAGGCGTGGGTTACCGACATGCAATGTGCGGTCATCGACCGGTGCTTGCAGCTGTTCGGCGGATACGGCTACATGCTGGAATACCCGATCACCCGGATGTACGCCGACTCGCGCGTCCAGAAGATCTATGCCGGCACCAACGAAGTCATGAAGGAACTGGTCGCGCGTTCGCTGTGA